In the Chromobacterium sp. ATCC 53434 genome, CACGGCTGGCCCAGCGCCGGCAATTGGTAGAAGGTGGTCATCGGCACATCCACTTCATAGCCGACGCCGTTCACGTCCACCACCACTTGCGGCGGCAATTTTTCGATCAGTTTTCCGGAAAGACGTCCGATCATCTTGGCATTCTCATCATCTGGCCCGCGCCGGACTGGCGCGGCTGTCGGCATTATCCCACAAGCCGCGTCCGCGCCCACCCGGCTCGTCCGGCGAGGGCCAGCCCAGCCGCGCCAGCCCATGGCTGTCGGCTTTTGATATATCCAGACAGCCTATTCAAATATTAAAAAGTCACTGCGCTTGAAATAAGCCAAGTTCAGACTATTTTCCGGCATCCATCGGTGAATATTAACAAGAATGCTATTTCATTTAATTCGATGCTGGCCACGCCCTGGTGTTCAGCCGCTTTCGCTGCCATTCATTCAATAGGCAAGCAAATCGAAAATCAAATGTCATTCACAAGGACAGCGCCAATCCCAGCCCAGCCATTCCATAATCATTTCAACTGAGCATAATGAATCGGCAAGGCCACATTATCGGGAATCAAGAATATCAATACTGGGAATATCAGCCCAATCTTGCTGGGATCAGTTTTGATCGCGGTTGCCAAGCCGCCTTGATTCCCCATCGACAAGGAATGCATCCGTGAAGAAACTGCTTGCCGCCTCATGCCTGTTGGCATTATCCCATCTCGCCGCCGCCGCGCCTTTTTCCCCGCAGGAAACCAATTACATCAAGCTGGATTTCCAAAACCAGAACGGCAGCCGCAATATCTGCGGCGGCTCCTTGGTGGGAAAAGATCTGGTGCTGACCGCCTCGCATTGCATTCTGGACAACTGGACCGGCGTCACCGCCTACTACGGCCGCAATTTTGAAAACCAGGCCGGCGCCCGACGCGACAACGCCCAGCCCAACTGGATCAAGTTCGACCATCAAGGCGTCGCCGTCGACCTGGCCCTGCTCAAGCTGTCCCAGACCATCGCCGGCCGCAACGGCGCCCGCATCGTCCCGGTGGTGGCTCAGGAAGATTGCCAAGCCGGCATCGGCGCGATGCAGGCGCAGCGGCGGATGGACGACCAGGGCTATCAGCTGGGACAGAGCCTGATGCAGGTCAGCGTCGCCAACGTCGTCCGGCTGGGTCCGTCTCCGCTGGCCAACGGCGTCTCCCTGCTGACCAACGGCAACGTCGGCCGCGGCGGAGACTCCGGCAGCCCGCTGCTGTCGTCCAAGGGCGTGCAAGTGGGGGTATACAACGGCAACGCCGGCAATGCCTCCGCCTTCGCCGCGCTGTGCAAGTACGCCGGCCATATCCAGGCATGGTCGGAAACGCTCAGCCCGGGCGGCGGCCAGACGCCGCCTTCGGGCGACTGGGTATGGCCGGACGCCCGGCGCCGTTGACCGGCGGACATGAAAAAAAGCGGCCCGCAGGCCGCTTTTTTTTAATGGCCGGGAAGCGGCGCTCCGCCGGCCCCTGCGCTACACCAGCCGCCCGCCTTTCACCCGCAGTCCGCTCAAGGCCAGCTTGCCTATGGCCCCGCCGCTGTGGCCGGCGTGAGTCAGCGCCACCGCCAGCGCGTCGGCGGCGTCGGCCTGCGGCGTGCCGGACAGGTTCAGCATCCTGACCACCATGTACTGCACCTGCTCCTTCGGCGCCTTGCCCTGGCCGACCACCGCCTGCTTGACCTGCAGCGCGGTGTACTCGGCCACCGACAGGTCCTTCAACACCAGCGCGGTCATGCAGGCGCCGCGCGCCTGTCCCAGCATCAGCGTGGCCGCCGGGTTGACGTTGACGAAGACCCGCTCCAGCGCCGCCTCGGTCGGCTGATAGGTGTCGACCACCTGGTGTATGCCCTCGACCAGCACCTTGACCCGCTCCGCCAGCGGCGAGCCGCTCTTGGTCCGGATGGCGCCGGAGGCGACGTAATGGCGCTGGTTGCCGACGACGTCGATGACGCCGAAGCCGGTGATCAGGCTGCCGGGGTCGATGCCCAGGATGCGCCGCGTCATCGCGTCCAGCCGGCGGCGATGGCGTCGGCCTCAGCCAGCCGCTCCGGCGTGCCGACGTCCAGCCACAGGCCGGACTGCACCTCGCCGCGGATCCGGCCTTGCTCCATCGCCGCCAGCAACCATGGCAGCAGCGGGCTGGCCGCGCCGGGCCGGACGTCGCGGAAAAAGGCCGGGTGGTAGGCGGCCAGACCGCAGAAGGTGTACGGCATGTCGCCGTCGCCGCAAGCGGCCACGCGGCCATCGGCCCTCAGCGTCAGATCGCGGCCGGTCTTGTAGCCGGCCTTGGCCGTCAGCACCAGATGGGCCTGCGCGGCGTCGCCATCCAGGCCGGCGGCCGCCTCGACCAGCCGCTCGACCGGGAAATCGCTCAGCACATCGCCGTTCACCACCAGGAAGGGCGCGTCGCCCAGCAAGGGCAGCGCGGTGGCTATGCCGCCGGCGGTCTCCAGCGCCTCGCCTTCGGGCGAGTAGGCGATGGCGACGCCGAAACGCGATCCGTCGCCAAGCGCCTGTTCTATCCGTTCGCCCAACCAGGCGTGATTGATCACCAGCTCGGTGACGCCGGCGCGCGCCAGCCGCTCGATATGCCACGCGATCAGCGGCTTGCCGCCGGCCGTCAGCAATGGCTTCGGCGTGTGGTCGGTCAGCGGCCGCATCCGCTCGCCGCGGCCGGCGGCCAATATCATCGCCTTCATTGTCGTTCTCTCATTTCGGAAACAGCCGTTCGGCCGGGAAATCGCCCTCGTTTTCCCAGAAGCCGCGCTCGCTGCGCTCGGTCAGCAGCCAACGGCCGTCCTGCAATTTCAAGCGTCCGTAACGGACGCGGAAGGCCTGCCCGTCCCACTGCCCGCTGGCCGGAAAATCCGGCGCGCACGACAGCAGCAGAAAGCCGCCGCGGGTCTCGCGCCAGTCGCTTTTCAGCGCGCGCGCCATCACAAACGGTTTGGCCGCGTCGCGTCGCGGCGGCTGGACGAAGACCAGGCCGTGTTCGCCGACGGTGAACGGCCGCGCCTCGACGCCGGAGTA is a window encoding:
- a CDS encoding trypsin-like serine protease, whose product is MKKLLAASCLLALSHLAAAAPFSPQETNYIKLDFQNQNGSRNICGGSLVGKDLVLTASHCILDNWTGVTAYYGRNFENQAGARRDNAQPNWIKFDHQGVAVDLALLKLSQTIAGRNGARIVPVVAQEDCQAGIGAMQAQRRMDDQGYQLGQSLMQVSVANVVRLGPSPLANGVSLLTNGNVGRGGDSGSPLLSSKGVQVGVYNGNAGNASAFAALCKYAGHIQAWSETLSPGGGQTPPSGDWVWPDARRR
- the ruvC gene encoding crossover junction endodeoxyribonuclease RuvC, with protein sequence MTRRILGIDPGSLITGFGVIDVVGNQRHYVASGAIRTKSGSPLAERVKVLVEGIHQVVDTYQPTEAALERVFVNVNPAATLMLGQARGACMTALVLKDLSVAEYTALQVKQAVVGQGKAPKEQVQYMVVRMLNLSGTPQADAADALAVALTHAGHSGGAIGKLALSGLRVKGGRLV
- the murU gene encoding N-acetylmuramate alpha-1-phosphate uridylyltransferase MurU, producing MKAMILAAGRGERMRPLTDHTPKPLLTAGGKPLIAWHIERLARAGVTELVINHAWLGERIEQALGDGSRFGVAIAYSPEGEALETAGGIATALPLLGDAPFLVVNGDVLSDFPVERLVEAAAGLDGDAAQAHLVLTAKAGYKTGRDLTLRADGRVAACGDGDMPYTFCGLAAYHPAFFRDVRPGAASPLLPWLLAAMEQGRIRGEVQSGLWLDVGTPERLAEADAIAAGWTR